From a region of the Constantimarinum furrinae genome:
- a CDS encoding 7TM-DISM domain-containing protein, with amino-acid sequence MRLRFLPLALCLMVVFSSQICFANSSIITADINSKSLDLVAFKAAAKKEIAPKITAEEVHSIPNYFTPKTYLAHSDVTPFKNRGIFHIEEFSYKKIDTDYVSSAILTNSKAEIVEVMASATTFRQGMFYGFAIMVILLNLVCYFLFEEKLFMNYSLAMAAMTALFFYSDGLFAMIGMENGVNNNVLSSFLILMTSVLATVFASNYLTINETFPKLRWVSYLVFGAAGVLFLSGALSDVVGFLPIANVLSFSIVTIYFIAGVVLFSQKNYPKFYVIACSIPLLFAIDFFVLQSLGINFLFTEAIHLKVATLVEMLIITYAIMYRMRAIKEENRLRQTELRIFLKRQEVMNRKTASQLMEDVYLENLIMHYDLDGYEIKLLQYISEGKDNAKIARKLKTTEAEIEEQTKELYHKLEISEHIQEDYRMVNDQPDYIYN; translated from the coding sequence ATGAGGCTACGATTTTTACCCCTCGCGTTGTGTCTTATGGTTGTTTTCTCATCGCAAATTTGCTTTGCAAATTCATCGATTATTACAGCCGACATCAATTCTAAAAGTCTTGATTTGGTTGCATTTAAGGCAGCCGCTAAGAAAGAAATAGCGCCGAAAATTACCGCGGAAGAAGTACATTCTATCCCTAATTATTTTACCCCTAAAACTTACCTTGCTCACTCCGATGTGACTCCATTCAAAAATAGAGGGATTTTTCATATTGAAGAATTTTCCTACAAAAAAATTGATACGGACTATGTCTCTTCAGCAATTTTAACAAATAGTAAAGCTGAAATTGTTGAAGTAATGGCTTCAGCCACTACGTTCCGTCAAGGGATGTTCTATGGTTTTGCCATAATGGTTATTCTCCTTAATCTGGTTTGTTACTTTTTGTTTGAGGAAAAGCTTTTTATGAATTATTCTCTGGCCATGGCTGCTATGACGGCCCTATTCTTTTACAGTGATGGCTTGTTTGCGATGATAGGAATGGAAAATGGTGTTAACAATAATGTGTTATCGTCCTTCTTGATTTTAATGACCAGCGTATTAGCAACAGTATTTGCATCTAATTATCTAACTATCAATGAAACCTTCCCAAAATTACGTTGGGTATCTTATTTGGTTTTTGGTGCAGCAGGAGTATTATTCCTATCGGGTGCGCTTTCAGATGTTGTAGGGTTTTTACCCATTGCAAATGTGCTCTCTTTTAGTATTGTCACTATCTATTTTATTGCAGGTGTAGTGCTTTTCAGCCAAAAGAATTATCCGAAATTTTACGTGATTGCCTGCAGTATCCCCTTACTTTTCGCCATTGACTTCTTTGTCCTTCAGAGTTTGGGCATTAATTTTCTGTTCACTGAAGCGATACATTTAAAGGTGGCAACCCTTGTGGAAATGCTTATAATAACCTACGCCATTATGTATCGAATGAGGGCCATCAAAGAAGAGAACAGATTGCGTCAAACCGAACTTCGTATCTTCCTAAAAAGACAGGAGGTCATGAACAGAAAAACTGCTTCACAGCTAATGGAAGACGTGTATCTTGAAAACCTTATTATGCATTACGATCTGGACGGTTATGAAATTAAGTTGTTGCAATACATTTCGGAAGGAAAGGATAACGCAAAGATCGCAAGAAAGCTAAAGACCACCGAAGCCGAGATAGAAGAGCAAACCAAAGAACTCTATCACAAACTTGAGATCAGTGAACACATACAGGAAGATTATCGTATGGTTAACGATCAGCCGGATTATATCTATAACTAG
- a CDS encoding TonB-dependent receptor domain-containing protein, which yields MKIYLAALCVFCLTFATAQRQEDKDITIKGKIVEDGTNYPLEYATVAFIDTEGNIVTGGITDLNGEYTVMISPGVYTVQFEFISYKTERLTNQRFTKDTTLPTVSLALDSESLDEVVVRAETTEVVVRLDKKIYNIGKDLTTSGATVSDALNNVPSVTVDVEGAISLRGNENVRILINGKPSAIAGFGSTDALRQLPADAIDRVEVITSPSARYDAEGTAGILNIILKKEKTLGLNGSFTANYGVPLSSGFTGNINLRTDKFNIFNTTGVRYNNSPGNAFFENRYFSPSVANPLVIEDRDYNRLRKGFNTNLGIEYFINDKSSITASGFYRLGDNETETVNTTNEFNSQNNLALTRLRTENEGEEDDSYQFSLNYINRFNEDGHELKIDAQYENDKEIEKSLIEERNTFPSTVILPSEDITSIETETELLLQADYVLPLGENAQFEAGIRGNYEESITDYELLEEDGTSGVFVRNSDLSNVFTYNENVNAVYSQYGNKFGQFSFLLGLRLENTQLKGKVEANTANNPIEANLNFDKNYTGLFPTVNLIYELGERENVTLGYNRRINRPRGFFINPFPSRSSEANVFQGNPNLDPAYASAFDLGYLRRWDKLTLTASIYYQHETDAFERIQEDTGEVTSNGIPIIRTIPINLSTNQRYGFEAGMLYNPLKWLRLNGSFNFFKFVTDGFFNEVDYGAENTSWFARFSSKISLPAKIDWQTNAFYRGPSNNAQTESEGILSLNLAFSKDIMDDNGTLAFNVSDLLNSRKRISTTTTDTFISENEFQWRERQFTLSFTYRFNQKKQRDRGRRDDGNGGDDEGEGFEGKP from the coding sequence ATGAAAATTTACCTTGCCGCACTTTGTGTGTTTTGCCTCACTTTTGCCACCGCACAACGCCAGGAAGACAAAGACATTACCATTAAAGGAAAAATCGTTGAAGATGGCACCAACTATCCGTTAGAATACGCAACCGTTGCATTTATCGACACTGAAGGAAATATAGTTACAGGAGGGATTACAGACCTAAATGGCGAATACACTGTAATGATAAGCCCCGGTGTATATACGGTACAATTTGAATTTATCTCCTATAAAACCGAACGACTTACCAATCAGCGGTTCACAAAAGATACGACATTACCTACTGTTTCCCTCGCATTAGATTCTGAAAGCCTGGACGAAGTGGTGGTGCGGGCAGAAACGACTGAAGTTGTGGTGCGCTTAGATAAAAAGATCTACAATATTGGAAAGGATCTTACAACAAGTGGTGCTACAGTTAGTGATGCACTTAATAACGTGCCTTCGGTTACCGTAGATGTTGAAGGAGCAATAAGCTTACGCGGAAATGAAAACGTACGAATTCTCATCAACGGGAAACCATCGGCCATTGCCGGTTTTGGTTCCACCGATGCACTGCGCCAACTGCCTGCCGATGCCATAGACCGTGTAGAAGTGATTACCTCACCTTCTGCCAGATATGACGCCGAAGGAACCGCGGGGATCCTGAATATCATTCTTAAGAAAGAAAAGACTCTCGGACTAAACGGGTCTTTCACTGCAAACTATGGAGTGCCATTAAGTAGTGGATTTACAGGAAACATAAACCTGAGAACCGATAAGTTCAATATTTTTAATACGACAGGGGTACGGTATAATAATTCGCCCGGTAACGCCTTTTTTGAGAACCGGTATTTTTCACCTTCAGTGGCCAATCCGCTGGTGATCGAAGACCGGGATTATAATAGGTTACGGAAAGGGTTTAATACCAACTTAGGGATAGAGTATTTTATCAATGATAAATCGTCCATTACAGCTTCGGGATTCTACCGTCTTGGAGACAATGAAACCGAAACTGTAAACACAACCAACGAATTCAACTCTCAAAACAACCTTGCCCTCACCCGTCTCAGAACCGAGAATGAAGGAGAAGAGGATGACAGTTATCAGTTTTCGCTTAATTATATCAACAGATTCAATGAAGACGGTCATGAGCTAAAGATCGATGCGCAATATGAAAATGATAAAGAAATTGAAAAATCATTGATCGAGGAAAGAAATACATTTCCTTCTACAGTAATTTTGCCTTCGGAAGACATTACGTCCATCGAAACTGAAACCGAACTCTTACTACAGGCCGATTATGTGTTGCCATTAGGTGAAAACGCTCAGTTTGAAGCAGGGATACGAGGAAATTACGAAGAATCCATTACCGACTACGAGCTTTTGGAAGAAGACGGAACCAGTGGAGTGTTCGTACGAAACAGTGATCTCTCTAATGTGTTTACCTATAATGAGAATGTGAATGCAGTTTATTCACAATACGGAAATAAGTTTGGGCAGTTTTCTTTTTTACTCGGACTCCGGCTCGAAAACACTCAATTAAAAGGAAAAGTAGAAGCCAATACTGCGAATAATCCTATTGAAGCCAATCTTAATTTCGATAAAAACTACACCGGACTTTTTCCAACCGTGAACCTGATCTACGAATTAGGGGAACGGGAAAATGTGACATTGGGGTATAACAGAAGGATTAACAGACCCCGTGGATTCTTTATCAACCCCTTCCCTTCCCGTTCCAGTGAAGCCAATGTCTTTCAGGGAAATCCGAATCTGGATCCGGCCTATGCCAGTGCTTTCGACCTTGGTTACCTTAGAAGATGGGATAAATTAACCCTTACAGCTTCTATCTATTATCAACACGAAACAGATGCCTTTGAGCGTATTCAGGAAGACACAGGGGAAGTGACTTCTAATGGTATTCCAATCATCAGAACCATTCCTATAAACCTTTCTACCAATCAGCGTTACGGCTTTGAAGCCGGGATGCTGTACAATCCGTTAAAATGGCTTAGGCTCAACGGGAGCTTCAACTTTTTTAAGTTCGTTACCGACGGTTTCTTTAATGAGGTAGATTACGGAGCTGAAAATACCAGCTGGTTTGCGAGATTCAGCTCAAAAATTAGCCTACCTGCAAAAATAGACTGGCAAACCAACGCTTTTTACCGGGGCCCCAGTAATAATGCGCAAACAGAATCTGAAGGCATACTATCCTTGAATCTTGCTTTCAGTAAAGATATTATGGATGATAATGGAACGCTGGCATTTAACGTAAGCGATCTACTTAATTCACGAAAGCGTATTTCTACTACTACTACTGATACTTTTATTAGTGAAAACGAATTCCAATGGAGGGAGCGACAATTTACCTTGTCGTTCACATATCGATTTAACCAGAAAAAACAACGTGACCGTGGACGCAGAGACGACGGTAACGGAGGTGATGATGAGGGAGAGGGTTTTGAAGGAAAACCCTAA
- the fumC gene encoding class II fumarate hydratase, with the protein MTFRIEKDTMGEVKVPADKLWGAQTERSRSNFKIGAPASMPLEIVYGFAYLKKAAAFTNCELGVLTEQKRDLIATVCDEILAGKHDDQFPLVIWQTGSGTQSNMNVNEVIANRAQQLAGKTVGEGEKTLQPNDDVNKSQSSNDTFPTGMHIAAYKKLIEVTIPGVSRLHKTLEEKSKSFKSIVKIGRTHLMDATPLTLGQEFSGYASQLEHGLTALKNTLPHLAELALGGTAVGTGINTPKGYSVKVAEYIAEFTGLPFVTAKNKFEALAAHDAIVESHGALKQLAVSLNKIANDIRMMASGPRSGIGEITIPANEPGSSIMPGKVNPTQCEALTMVCAQVIGNDMAIAVGGMQGHYELNVFKPVMASNFLQSAQLIGDSCVSFDEHCASGIEPNCAVIDELLNNSLMLVTALNTKIGYYKAAEIANTAHKNGTTLKTEAVNLGYLTAEEFDNWVKPEDMVGETE; encoded by the coding sequence ATGACATTCAGAATCGAAAAAGATACCATGGGGGAAGTAAAGGTGCCGGCCGATAAATTATGGGGGGCACAAACAGAACGATCCCGTAGCAATTTTAAAATTGGAGCTCCGGCATCCATGCCGTTAGAGATCGTTTACGGCTTTGCATATCTTAAAAAGGCTGCAGCATTTACAAATTGTGAATTAGGCGTACTCACCGAACAAAAAAGAGATCTTATTGCTACTGTTTGTGACGAGATCCTTGCAGGAAAACACGATGATCAGTTTCCGTTGGTAATTTGGCAAACCGGGAGCGGTACCCAAAGTAATATGAACGTGAATGAAGTGATCGCCAATAGGGCACAGCAGTTGGCAGGAAAAACTGTAGGTGAAGGGGAAAAAACGCTTCAGCCCAATGATGATGTAAACAAGTCGCAATCGTCTAACGACACCTTCCCTACCGGCATGCACATTGCGGCGTATAAAAAACTTATTGAAGTAACTATACCCGGAGTGAGCCGACTGCACAAGACTCTGGAAGAAAAATCTAAATCTTTCAAAAGCATTGTAAAAATTGGTCGCACTCATCTAATGGACGCTACTCCCCTAACTCTGGGTCAGGAATTCAGCGGATACGCCTCTCAGCTCGAGCATGGCCTTACAGCTTTAAAGAATACTTTGCCGCACTTAGCCGAGTTAGCTTTAGGGGGCACTGCCGTAGGTACCGGTATCAATACACCAAAAGGATATTCGGTGAAGGTTGCTGAATATATAGCTGAATTTACCGGACTTCCGTTTGTTACCGCAAAAAATAAATTTGAAGCATTGGCGGCACATGACGCAATCGTAGAATCTCACGGCGCATTGAAGCAACTTGCGGTTTCACTTAACAAGATCGCAAACGATATTAGAATGATGGCTAGTGGTCCTCGTAGTGGTATAGGTGAGATCACCATACCTGCCAATGAACCGGGATCCTCGATCATGCCCGGCAAAGTAAATCCAACACAGTGCGAAGCGCTTACAATGGTGTGCGCTCAGGTAATTGGTAACGATATGGCCATAGCGGTTGGAGGAATGCAGGGACACTACGAGCTTAATGTCTTTAAACCTGTGATGGCATCGAATTTTCTTCAATCGGCCCAATTAATAGGTGATTCTTGTGTTTCATTCGACGAGCATTGTGCCTCGGGCATCGAGCCAAATTGTGCAGTCATCGACGAATTACTAAATAACTCTTTAATGCTGGTCACGGCCTTGAATACCAAGATCGGATATTATAAGGCTGCGGAAATTGCGAATACTGCACATAAAAATGGAACTACTTTAAAGACCGAAGCTGTAAATCTAGGGTATCTCACCGCTGAAGAATTTGACAATTGGGTAAAACCCGAGGATATGGTGGGAGAAACAGAATAA
- a CDS encoding GNAT family N-acetyltransferase: protein MISRTNPKDPHFKELVKALDADLAIRDGDDHEFYNQFNSLDSLSHVVVWYMNKQAVACGALKSFDENSVEVKRMYTKPEFRGKGLGSEILKALEIWAKEMGLTRCVLETGWKQPEAIQLYKKNGYTRIENYGQYKGVENSLCFEKLL from the coding sequence ATGATTTCACGAACGAATCCTAAAGATCCCCATTTCAAAGAATTGGTTAAGGCGCTCGATGCCGATCTCGCCATTCGTGATGGTGACGATCATGAGTTTTACAACCAATTTAATAGTTTGGACTCACTGTCTCACGTGGTTGTGTGGTATATGAATAAACAGGCTGTAGCCTGCGGGGCCTTAAAATCTTTTGATGAGAATTCAGTTGAAGTAAAGCGCATGTATACCAAACCCGAATTTAGAGGCAAGGGTCTGGGTTCAGAAATATTAAAAGCATTGGAGATATGGGCGAAAGAAATGGGACTTACCCGATGTGTTCTGGAAACCGGCTGGAAGCAACCGGAAGCAATTCAGTTATATAAAAAGAATGGATACACCCGTATCGAGAATTACGGGCAATACAAAGGGGTGGAAAACAGTTTGTGTTTTGAAAAATTATTGTAA
- the arsC gene encoding arsenate reductase (glutaredoxin) (This arsenate reductase requires both glutathione and glutaredoxin to convert arsenate to arsenite, after which the efflux transporter formed by ArsA and ArsB can extrude the arsenite from the cell, providing resistance.) → MTTIYHNPRCSKSRECLLLLENQSKEVTVVNYIKDPLSKAQIEKLIKLLGINPIDLVRTNETEWKENYKGKKLTDAQIITALQKHPKLIQRPIVVQGDKAVIARPAEVALSIL, encoded by the coding sequence ATGACAACGATCTACCACAACCCCAGATGCAGTAAATCCAGAGAATGTTTACTATTGCTCGAGAACCAGTCTAAGGAAGTAACCGTCGTGAATTACATAAAAGACCCTCTCAGCAAAGCCCAGATCGAAAAATTAATAAAGCTACTTGGCATCAATCCCATTGACCTTGTTCGCACCAATGAAACGGAATGGAAAGAAAATTATAAAGGAAAAAAATTAACCGATGCTCAGATCATTACCGCGCTTCAAAAACACCCAAAACTAATACAGCGACCTATTGTGGTTCAAGGTGATAAAGCTGTTATTGCGCGACCGGCAGAAGTTGCACTTTCAATTTTATAA